In Hyphomicrobiaceae bacterium, the following are encoded in one genomic region:
- the nifE gene encoding nitrogenase iron-molybdenum cofactor biosynthesis protein NifE — translation MALNDKIQDVFNEPGCDKNQGKSEKERKKGCSKPLTPGAAAGGCAFDGAKIALQPITDVVHLVHGPLACEGNSWDNRHAASSGSKLYRTSFTTDLSELDIVMGEGEKKLYRAIKQVVAEYAPPAIFVYQTCVTALIGDDIDAVCSHASKKFELPVIPVNAPGFAGSKNLGNKLAGETLLDHVIGTMEPEEDPGELSINILGEYNLSGELWQVKPLFEALGIKIHSCISGDGRYREIASSHHARANMMVCSAALINLARKMQERYDIPYFEGSFYGISDTSDALRQTARLLVQRGASPDLLDRTETLIAREEKKVWQKLETYRERLQGKRVLLYTGGVKSWSVVSALQEVGMEIVGTSVRKSTDEDKARIQAIMDDPHTYEAIPPREMYAMLKESKADIMLSGGRTQFIALKAKVPWLDINQERHHAYAGYDGIVELVHQLDLALHNPVWEHVRAPEPWDAEGRISSATPTSSQPQAEASVQAEAAAEDDNYLAGISKKFAGLDAHDLGEC, via the coding sequence ATGGCCTTGAACGACAAGATCCAGGACGTCTTTAACGAGCCCGGTTGCGATAAGAACCAGGGCAAGAGTGAAAAAGAGCGCAAAAAGGGCTGCTCAAAGCCGCTCACGCCTGGAGCGGCTGCGGGTGGTTGCGCTTTCGACGGGGCAAAGATCGCGCTCCAGCCCATCACCGACGTCGTGCACCTTGTTCATGGTCCGCTCGCCTGCGAGGGTAACAGCTGGGACAACCGCCACGCGGCTTCGTCGGGCTCCAAACTCTACCGCACCAGCTTTACGACCGATCTTTCCGAACTCGACATTGTGATGGGCGAAGGCGAAAAGAAGCTTTATCGCGCCATCAAGCAAGTCGTGGCCGAGTACGCGCCACCGGCGATTTTCGTCTATCAGACCTGTGTTACGGCGCTGATTGGCGATGACATCGACGCGGTCTGCTCTCATGCCTCGAAAAAATTCGAGTTGCCCGTAATTCCCGTAAATGCCCCAGGCTTTGCAGGTTCCAAGAACCTGGGCAACAAACTGGCAGGCGAGACGCTTCTGGATCACGTCATCGGCACCATGGAGCCGGAAGAAGATCCAGGCGAGTTGTCGATCAACATCCTTGGCGAATACAACCTGTCGGGTGAGCTTTGGCAGGTGAAGCCTCTGTTTGAGGCGCTCGGCATCAAGATTCACTCCTGCATTTCCGGCGATGGCCGCTATCGCGAGATCGCATCCTCCCATCACGCGCGCGCCAATATGATGGTGTGCTCCGCAGCGCTCATCAATCTCGCGCGCAAGATGCAGGAGCGTTATGACATTCCCTATTTCGAAGGCTCGTTCTACGGCATCAGCGACACGTCCGATGCTTTGCGGCAGACGGCGCGCCTGTTGGTCCAACGCGGAGCCTCGCCAGACCTTCTCGATCGCACGGAGACTTTGATTGCACGAGAAGAGAAGAAGGTGTGGCAGAAACTTGAGACCTACCGCGAGCGCCTGCAGGGCAAGCGCGTGTTGCTCTATACGGGCGGCGTGAAGAGCTGGTCGGTTGTGTCCGCCCTACAAGAAGTTGGCATGGAAATCGTCGGCACCAGCGTGCGCAAGTCGACCGATGAGGACAAGGCCCGCATTCAGGCGATCATGGATGATCCTCATACCTATGAGGCCATTCCGCCGCGCGAGATGTACGCGATGTTGAAGGAGAGCAAGGCGGACATCATGCTGTCGGGCGGCCGCACGCAATTCATCGCGCTCAAAGCCAAAGTGCCTTGGCTCGACATCAACCAGGAGCGGCACCACGCCTATGCCGGTTACGATGGCATCGTCGAGTTGGTTCACCAGCTGGATCTGGCTCTTCATAATCCCGTTTGGGAACACGTGCGCGCACCAGAGCCCTGGGACGCGGAAGGACGCATCAGCTCTGCAACGCCGACTTCTTCTCAGCCACAGGCAGAAGCCTCGGTGCAAGCCGAGGCTGCTGCTGAGGATGACAACTACCTCGCCGGTATCTCGAAGAAATTTGCTGGGCTCGATGCTCACGACTTAGGGGAATGCTGA
- a CDS encoding NifX-associated nitrogen fixation protein: MTVATAETNALERPFVKTLVRLIRAQDSYGVWEGKPDLALLEPFIVTKEKRKQLPLMADPDPDVIARVEMFYSAISLSIERETGMIASPMMKIHHEGFGRVLLTMGKLVVLSKHLRDMHRFGFDTLEKLAQEGDKLVATAVETINTYPEVAKA; the protein is encoded by the coding sequence ATGACTGTCGCGACAGCTGAGACGAATGCTCTCGAAAGGCCGTTCGTGAAGACCCTGGTTCGCCTCATCCGGGCTCAGGATTCCTACGGTGTCTGGGAAGGCAAGCCCGATCTGGCTCTGCTTGAACCTTTCATCGTGACGAAGGAAAAGCGCAAGCAGTTGCCATTGATGGCCGATCCGGACCCTGATGTGATTGCGCGTGTCGAGATGTTCTACAGCGCCATTTCTCTCTCGATTGAGCGTGAGACCGGAATGATTGCGAGCCCGATGATGAAGATACATCACGAGGGCTTCGGTCGCGTACTCCTCACGATGGGAAAGCTGGTGGTGCTGTCCAAACATTTGCGCGACATGCATCGCTTCGGCTTCGACACGCTGGAGAAGCTTGCGCAGGAGGGCGACAAGCTTGTCGCGACTGCAGTCGAAACCATCAACACTTATCCCGAAGTGGCGAAGGCTTAA
- a CDS encoding iron-sulfur cluster assembly accessory protein yields the protein MISLTENAVSAVKKAIAKSGKEGAGFRIMVENGGCSGLKYKIGLDTAPREDDEIVSAGDIKVFIDQQSKPMVEGMTVDFVEEIGKAGFSFDNPNAKEKCNCGKSFC from the coding sequence ATGATCTCACTCACCGAAAACGCCGTCTCCGCGGTCAAGAAGGCCATCGCGAAGTCCGGGAAGGAAGGCGCTGGTTTTCGCATCATGGTCGAGAACGGCGGCTGCTCGGGTCTTAAGTACAAAATCGGCCTCGATACCGCGCCGCGCGAAGACGACGAGATTGTCTCCGCTGGCGACATCAAGGTCTTCATCGATCAGCAATCCAAGCCGATGGTGGAAGGCATGACGGTGGATTTTGTCGAGGAGATCGGCAAGGCCGGTTTCTCGTTCGACAATCCGAACGCGAAAGAGAAGTGCAACTGCGGCAAGTCGTTCTGCTAA
- a CDS encoding nitrogen fixation protein NifQ, with protein MSGLPFEPATSMQPIEPLLDEDGAAFDRMVLTSILEKCLVERDQFGGRLADRLGIAGTRLAILLMLNVPGHPLLAPEDYEASPEPEEQGWVRDLLLRNVATDLEITPWLAEIIARRAMQANHLWEDLGLPNRDALNKLMRRHFTAMFEANQGRMRWKRFFYRALCEEEGLSHCTSPTCADCEDVERCFEPDSVEAQIARSKRAQD; from the coding sequence ATGTCCGGATTGCCGTTCGAACCAGCCACCTCAATGCAGCCCATCGAACCTCTTTTGGATGAAGACGGTGCGGCCTTCGACCGGATGGTCCTCACCTCTATCCTCGAAAAGTGTCTGGTCGAGCGCGATCAGTTCGGGGGGCGTCTGGCAGACCGGCTTGGGATTGCGGGCACCAGGCTCGCGATCCTGCTCATGCTCAATGTTCCCGGCCATCCGTTGCTTGCGCCGGAAGATTACGAAGCAAGCCCGGAGCCGGAAGAGCAGGGTTGGGTGCGTGATTTGTTGTTGCGCAACGTGGCGACGGATCTGGAGATAACCCCGTGGCTCGCTGAGATCATTGCGCGCAGGGCCATGCAGGCCAACCACCTTTGGGAAGATCTGGGGCTGCCGAACCGTGACGCCTTGAACAAGTTGATGAGGCGACACTTCACCGCGATGTTCGAGGCGAACCAGGGCCGTATGCGCTGGAAGCGTTTCTTTTACCGCGCGTTGTGCGAGGAAGAAGGTTTGTCGCACTGTACCTCGCCCACTTGTGCTGATTGCGAGGACGTTGAGCGTTGCTTCGAGCCCGACTCGGTTGAGGCGCAAATTGCTCGCTCCAAGCGTGCCCAGGACTGA
- the nifD gene encoding nitrogenase molybdenum-iron protein alpha chain, producing MDDFTNTPEFNEKLIEEVLSAYPDKSQKRRKKHLGVAADKGTDEEGHALSECDVKSNIKSVPGVMTIRGCAYAGSKGVVWGPVKDMVHISHGPVGCGQYSWSQRRNYYIGKTGVDSFVTMQFTSDFQEKDIVFGGDKKLEKIIDEINDLFPLANGITIQSECPIGLIGDDIEAVSKKKNKEINKTIVPVRCEGFRGVSQSLGHHIANDSIRDWVFDKKESDYVAGPYDVNVIGDYNIGGDAWSSRILLEEMGLNVVGNWSGDATLAEIERAPKAKLNLIHCYRSMNYICRHMEEKYGMPWEEYNFFGPSQIAASLRKIAARFDDKIKEGAERVIAKYQPLVDAVIAKYKPRLEGKTVMLYVGGLRPRHVVNAYEDLGMVITGTGYEFGHGDDYQRTGHYVKGGTLIYDDVTGYELEKFIEKKRPDLVGSGIKEKYPVQKMGIPFRQMHSWDYSGPYHGYDGFAIFARDMDLAINNPVWGMFDAPWKKKAA from the coding sequence ATGGATGACTTTACAAACACTCCAGAATTCAACGAGAAGCTGATTGAGGAAGTCCTCTCGGCTTATCCCGACAAGTCGCAGAAGCGGCGCAAGAAGCATCTCGGCGTTGCCGCCGACAAGGGCACCGACGAGGAAGGTCATGCCCTGAGCGAATGCGACGTCAAATCCAACATCAAGTCGGTTCCCGGCGTGATGACCATTCGCGGCTGCGCCTATGCCGGTTCCAAAGGTGTGGTGTGGGGTCCTGTGAAGGACATGGTCCACATCTCCCACGGCCCTGTCGGTTGCGGTCAATATTCGTGGTCGCAGCGGCGCAACTACTACATCGGCAAGACGGGCGTAGACAGCTTCGTCACGATGCAGTTCACGTCCGACTTCCAGGAGAAGGACATCGTCTTCGGCGGCGACAAGAAGCTCGAAAAGATCATCGATGAGATCAACGATCTGTTCCCGCTCGCTAACGGCATCACCATCCAGTCGGAATGCCCGATCGGTCTGATCGGCGACGACATCGAGGCCGTTTCGAAGAAGAAGAACAAAGAGATCAACAAGACGATCGTGCCGGTTCGCTGCGAAGGTTTCCGTGGCGTGTCGCAGTCGCTCGGCCACCACATCGCGAACGACTCAATCCGCGACTGGGTGTTCGACAAGAAAGAGAGCGACTACGTTGCCGGTCCTTACGACGTCAACGTCATCGGCGACTACAACATCGGCGGCGACGCCTGGTCTTCGCGCATTCTGCTCGAAGAAATGGGCCTCAATGTCGTTGGTAACTGGTCGGGCGATGCGACCCTGGCCGAAATTGAACGCGCACCCAAGGCCAAGCTGAACCTCATCCATTGCTATCGGTCGATGAACTACATCTGCCGTCATATGGAAGAGAAGTACGGGATGCCGTGGGAAGAGTACAACTTCTTCGGTCCCTCGCAGATCGCAGCATCCCTGCGCAAGATTGCGGCCCGCTTCGACGACAAGATCAAGGAAGGTGCTGAGCGCGTTATCGCGAAGTACCAGCCGCTGGTCGATGCCGTCATCGCCAAGTACAAGCCGCGTCTGGAAGGCAAGACCGTGATGCTCTACGTGGGCGGCCTGCGTCCTCGTCACGTCGTCAACGCCTACGAAGATCTCGGCATGGTCATCACCGGAACCGGATACGAATTCGGCCACGGCGACGACTACCAGCGCACGGGTCACTACGTCAAAGGCGGCACGCTCATCTATGACGACGTGACCGGCTACGAGCTCGAAAAGTTCATCGAGAAGAAGCGTCCCGACCTGGTCGGCTCCGGCATCAAGGAGAAGTACCCGGTTCAGAAGATGGGCATTCCGTTCCGTCAGATGCACTCTTGGGACTACTCGGGTCCGTACCACGGCTACGATGGCTTCGCCATCTTCGCTCGCGACATGGACTTGGCGATCAACAACCCTGTTTGGGGAATGTTCGACGCTCCCTGGAAGAAGAAGGCCGCCTAG
- the nifN gene encoding nitrogenase iron-molybdenum cofactor biosynthesis protein NifN → MNAHATAKAVSVNPLKSSAPLGAAMAYLGVSGAIPLFHGSQGCTAFALVLMVRHFKESIPIQTTAMNEVSTILGGADHVEEALLNLKNRVKPELIGVCSTALVETRGEDFKGDLANIMRRRAKDMEGTKVVFASTPDFSGALEEGWSKAVTAMIEDLVERPAGRTARLRQVNVLASVHMTPADIEHVRDLAERFGIQPIILPDISGSLAGTVPDRWVPTSYGGVTLEEIARMGQSQATIAIGEHMRAPGERLQQLTGVPLKMFDRITGLEAADRLVVTFAELAGMPVPAAIRRRRSELVDVMLDSHFHFGGKRLAIAAEPDLLYALSETFTEVGADIVAAVTTGLSSKAIPNVKADVSVGDLGDLEHLAEAHEADLLVTHSHGRQASDRLDIPLMRVGFPIFDRLGAQHKLSVGYEGTRNVLYEAANIFLSQHHEPNPAELSPVMTSTEDIDERSSFAAH, encoded by the coding sequence ATGAATGCGCACGCGACAGCGAAAGCCGTATCGGTTAATCCGCTCAAGTCTTCCGCGCCGCTGGGCGCAGCCATGGCATATCTTGGCGTCTCGGGTGCCATCCCGCTGTTTCATGGCAGCCAGGGATGTACGGCCTTCGCGCTCGTGCTGATGGTGCGTCATTTCAAAGAGTCGATCCCGATCCAGACCACGGCAATGAACGAGGTCTCGACCATTCTAGGCGGCGCCGATCATGTCGAGGAGGCGTTGCTCAACCTCAAGAACCGCGTAAAGCCCGAACTCATCGGTGTCTGCTCCACGGCGTTGGTCGAAACGCGCGGTGAAGATTTCAAGGGCGATCTCGCAAACATCATGCGTCGGCGTGCGAAGGACATGGAAGGCACGAAGGTCGTGTTCGCGTCCACGCCCGATTTTTCCGGTGCGCTTGAGGAAGGCTGGTCGAAGGCCGTCACCGCCATGATCGAAGACTTGGTGGAGCGACCGGCCGGACGGACCGCGCGCCTTCGACAGGTCAACGTTCTAGCGAGCGTTCACATGACGCCCGCCGACATTGAACATGTGCGCGACTTAGCCGAACGCTTTGGCATTCAGCCGATTATCCTGCCCGACATTTCTGGAAGTCTTGCCGGCACCGTGCCCGATCGCTGGGTGCCCACTAGCTACGGTGGCGTGACGCTTGAAGAGATTGCACGGATGGGTCAATCCCAGGCCACGATTGCCATTGGCGAGCATATGCGCGCACCGGGTGAGCGCCTGCAGCAACTGACCGGCGTTCCGCTCAAGATGTTCGACCGTATCACCGGCCTTGAAGCAGCAGATCGCCTGGTCGTCACCTTCGCCGAGCTGGCCGGTATGCCGGTGCCTGCAGCCATCCGCCGTCGCCGCAGTGAACTCGTCGACGTCATGCTCGATAGCCATTTCCATTTTGGCGGCAAGCGCCTCGCCATCGCGGCGGAACCGGATCTGCTCTATGCGCTTTCGGAGACGTTTACGGAAGTTGGAGCCGACATCGTTGCGGCGGTTACCACCGGTCTGTCGTCAAAAGCCATTCCCAATGTGAAGGCAGATGTGTCGGTGGGTGATCTCGGCGATCTTGAACATCTGGCGGAGGCCCACGAGGCCGATCTTCTGGTCACGCATAGCCATGGTCGGCAGGCTTCCGACCGGCTCGATATCCCGCTCATGCGCGTGGGCTTTCCGATCTTCGATCGGCTGGGCGCACAGCACAAGCTTTCCGTCGGCTACGAGGGAACGCGAAACGTTCTCTACGAAGCTGCGAATATCTTCCTTTCCCAGCATCACGAACCAAATCCGGCAGAACTCTCACCTGTAATGACTTCTACGGAGGACATCGATGAACGTTCGTCGTTTGCGGCTCATTGA
- the nifH gene encoding nitrogenase iron protein, with protein sequence MGSLRQIAFYGKGGIGKSTTSQNTLAALVDLGQKILIVGCDPKADSTRLILNSKAQDTVLHLAAQEGSVEDLELEDVLKMGYKGIKCVESGGPEPGVGCAGRGVITSINFLEENGAYDDVDYVSYDVLGDVVCGGFAMPIRENKAQEIYIVMSGEMMALYAANNIAKGILKYANSGGVRLGGLICNERQTDRELDLVEALAARLNSKLIHFVPRDNIVQHAELRKQTVIQYAPDSKQAEEYRQLANKIHANSGQGTIPTPITMEELEDMLLDFGIMKTDEQALAELQAKEAKAAAAAQ encoded by the coding sequence ATGGGCTCTTTGCGCCAAATCGCCTTCTACGGCAAAGGTGGCATTGGTAAGTCGACCACCTCGCAAAACACGTTGGCCGCACTCGTTGACCTGGGTCAGAAGATCCTGATCGTCGGCTGCGATCCTAAAGCAGATTCCACCCGTCTTATCCTGAACTCGAAGGCGCAGGACACCGTTCTGCATCTTGCAGCCCAGGAAGGCTCCGTCGAGGATCTCGAACTCGAAGACGTTCTGAAGATGGGCTACAAGGGCATCAAATGCGTCGAGTCCGGCGGTCCTGAGCCGGGCGTCGGTTGCGCCGGTCGCGGCGTCATCACCTCGATCAACTTCCTTGAAGAAAACGGCGCCTATGACGATGTCGATTACGTCTCCTATGACGTTCTTGGCGACGTCGTGTGCGGTGGCTTCGCCATGCCCATCCGCGAAAACAAGGCCCAGGAAATCTATATCGTCATGTCCGGCGAGATGATGGCGCTTTACGCCGCCAACAACATCGCCAAGGGCATTCTGAAATACGCCAACTCCGGCGGCGTTCGTCTCGGCGGCCTCATCTGCAATGAGCGTCAGACCGACCGCGAGCTGGATCTGGTCGAGGCGCTGGCTGCACGGCTCAACTCCAAGCTCATCCACTTCGTGCCGCGCGACAACATCGTGCAGCATGCCGAGCTTCGTAAGCAGACCGTCATCCAGTATGCGCCCGACTCCAAGCAGGCTGAAGAATACCGCCAGCTCGCCAACAAGATCCATGCAAACTCGGGCCAGGGCACCATCCCGACCCCGATCACCATGGAAGAGCTGGAAGATATGCTGCTCGACTTCGGCATCATGAAGACGGACGAGCAGGCGCTTGCCGAGCTGCAGGCCAAGGAAGCCAAGGCAGCCGCAGCAGCGCAGTAA
- the fdxB gene encoding ferredoxin III, nif-specific has product MTDYATRDGTPWEPVYITAINGETCIGCGRCFKVCSRDVMHLYGLNDEGEVLGKVTDDDDDDFDGDLNRKIMVLDNAGACIGCGSCARVCPKNCQTHTKASELSAAG; this is encoded by the coding sequence ATGACCGACTATGCGACACGTGACGGCACACCTTGGGAGCCCGTCTATATCACCGCCATCAACGGCGAAACATGCATCGGTTGCGGCCGCTGCTTCAAAGTCTGCTCGCGTGACGTTATGCACCTTTACGGCCTCAACGATGAGGGCGAGGTTCTCGGCAAGGTCACCGATGACGACGACGACGACTTCGATGGCGATCTAAACCGCAAGATCATGGTGCTCGACAACGCGGGCGCCTGCATTGGATGCGGAAGCTGTGCACGTGTGTGTCCGAAAAATTGCCAGACGCACACCAAGGCCAGTGAACTTTCCGCCGCAGGCTGA
- the nifX gene encoding nitrogen fixation protein NifX gives MNVRRLRLIEDEVNVTETQTKPAGVRIAIATQDMKNLNAHFGSARKFAIYDVTPDSWAFIEAVGFDDVSDEGGSHKDDGDDRITPKVDALKGVNLLFVRAIGGPAAAKVVRAKIHPIKIPDSQPIDDVICRVQTMLKGSPPPWLRKVLAETGNIEKPAFAEEDA, from the coding sequence ATGAACGTTCGTCGTTTGCGGCTCATTGAAGACGAGGTCAACGTGACGGAGACCCAGACGAAGCCGGCTGGCGTGCGCATTGCGATTGCGACGCAGGATATGAAGAACCTTAATGCGCACTTCGGATCAGCGCGCAAATTCGCCATCTACGATGTAACGCCGGATTCGTGGGCATTCATCGAAGCTGTAGGATTTGACGATGTTTCTGACGAAGGCGGCTCGCACAAAGATGACGGCGACGACCGCATCACGCCCAAAGTTGACGCGCTGAAGGGCGTCAATCTGCTTTTCGTGCGCGCGATTGGCGGACCTGCCGCGGCAAAAGTCGTGCGCGCGAAAATCCACCCGATAAAAATTCCGGACTCGCAGCCGATCGATGATGTCATCTGCCGTGTGCAGACCATGCTGAAAGGGTCTCCTCCACCTTGGCTGCGCAAGGTGCTCGCTGAGACCGGAAACATCGAAAAGCCCGCATTTGCCGAGGAGGACGCCTAA
- a CDS encoding CCE_0567 family metalloprotein yields the protein MSDIETLKAEIKKLSSRATTAKMNLHDLSEDLPVNWQNIMTTAEAARDAYKELEEARAKLKSLEAAV from the coding sequence ATGTCTGACATCGAGACGCTGAAGGCGGAAATCAAGAAGCTGTCCTCTCGTGCAACCACGGCCAAGATGAATCTTCATGACTTGTCCGAGGATCTGCCGGTGAACTGGCAGAACATCATGACAACGGCCGAGGCGGCGCGCGATGCCTACAAAGAACTGGAGGAAGCGCGCGCCAAGTTGAAATCTCTGGAAGCCGCCGTCTAG
- the nifK gene encoding nitrogenase molybdenum-iron protein subunit beta: MPQSAEKVLDHRPLFREPEYQEMLKNKKEKYEGGHPDEKVQEVSDWTKSWEYREKNLARESLCVNPAKACQPLGAVFAAAGFERTMSFVHGSQGCVAYYRSHLSRHFKEPSAAVSSSMTEDAAVFGGLNNMVDGLANTKALYDPKMIAVSTTCMAEVIGDDLHSFIEQAKGKGSVPQEFDVPFAHTPAFVGSHVNGYDNMVKGILEHFWKGKPRTEGTKINIIPGFDGYCVGNNRELKRLLDLMGVEYTLISDASDNYDTPSDGEYRMYDGGTTLEECKDGINAKATLSLQAYCTPKTLEFVESIGQQTATFHYPMGVQATDEFLMKVSELTGKEIPESIRMERGRLIDAIADSQSWLHGKTYAVYGDPDFVYAMARFILETGGEPIHCLATNGNKEWEAEMKALLASSPFGKNCQVWAGKDLWHMRSLLATEPADFIIGNSYGKYLERDLKIPLIRLTFPIFDRHHHHRFPTWGYQGALRVLVTLLDKIMDVMDVDTNDPGVTDFSFDLTR; the protein is encoded by the coding sequence ATGCCCCAATCAGCTGAAAAGGTTCTCGACCATCGTCCTTTGTTCCGCGAGCCGGAATACCAGGAGATGCTGAAGAACAAGAAGGAAAAGTACGAAGGCGGCCATCCCGACGAGAAGGTTCAGGAGGTCTCCGACTGGACCAAGAGCTGGGAATACCGCGAAAAGAACCTCGCTCGCGAGTCGCTGTGTGTGAACCCCGCCAAGGCTTGTCAGCCGCTTGGTGCAGTGTTCGCTGCCGCCGGCTTCGAGAGGACCATGAGCTTTGTGCATGGTTCGCAGGGCTGCGTTGCGTACTATCGCTCGCATCTTTCGCGCCACTTCAAGGAACCATCCGCCGCCGTTTCCTCGTCGATGACCGAAGACGCCGCCGTGTTCGGTGGTCTCAACAACATGGTCGATGGTCTTGCGAACACGAAGGCGCTTTATGATCCGAAGATGATCGCCGTGTCGACAACGTGCATGGCGGAAGTCATCGGCGACGACCTGCATTCCTTCATCGAGCAGGCCAAAGGCAAGGGCTCGGTGCCGCAGGAATTCGATGTGCCGTTCGCACATACGCCTGCATTCGTCGGCAGCCACGTCAATGGCTACGACAACATGGTCAAGGGCATCCTTGAGCACTTCTGGAAGGGCAAGCCCCGCACGGAAGGCACCAAGATCAACATCATTCCGGGCTTCGACGGCTACTGCGTCGGCAACAACCGCGAGCTGAAGCGTCTCCTCGACCTGATGGGTGTGGAATACACGCTGATCTCGGATGCGTCCGACAACTACGATACGCCGTCGGACGGTGAGTACCGCATGTACGATGGCGGCACCACGCTGGAAGAATGCAAGGATGGCATCAACGCCAAGGCGACATTGTCGTTGCAGGCCTACTGCACGCCGAAGACACTTGAGTTTGTCGAAAGCATCGGCCAGCAGACGGCAACCTTCCATTATCCGATGGGCGTCCAGGCTACCGACGAATTCCTGATGAAGGTGTCGGAGCTGACCGGCAAGGAGATCCCTGAGTCGATCCGCATGGAGCGCGGCCGTCTCATCGACGCGATTGCAGACAGCCAGTCTTGGCTGCACGGCAAGACATACGCCGTCTACGGCGATCCCGACTTCGTCTACGCCATGGCGCGTTTCATTCTTGAGACGGGTGGTGAGCCGATCCACTGCCTGGCCACGAACGGCAACAAGGAGTGGGAAGCAGAAATGAAGGCGCTGCTCGCGTCTTCGCCATTCGGCAAGAACTGCCAGGTATGGGCCGGCAAGGATCTGTGGCACATGCGTTCGCTGCTCGCCACGGAGCCCGCTGACTTCATCATCGGCAACTCCTACGGCAAATACCTTGAGCGCGACCTGAAGATTCCGCTCATCCGCCTGACGTTCCCGATCTTCGATCGTCATCATCATCACCGCTTCCCGACCTGGGGATACCAGGGCGCGCTGCGTGTGCTGGTGACGCTGCTCGACAAGATCATGGACGTGATGGATGTCGACACGAACGATCCCGGCGTAACCGACTTCTCGTTCGATCTGACTAGGTAA
- the nifU gene encoding Fe-S cluster assembly protein NifU: protein MWDYTEKVKEYFFNPKNAGVLESANAIGEVGAIACGDALKLMLKVNPDNELIEDAKFQTFGCGSAIASSSALTELVIGKTLDQALKLTNADIAEFLGGLPPEKMHCSVMGYEALQAAVANFRGEEWKDDHEEGALICKCFGVDEGMLETAIRVNKLTTLEMVTFYTKAGGSCSTCSEAIEEVLAKTNAKMVEEGLLMAEQAFVAGTSESSGVKRKPQAGKGKVATIEVSDDFVPLEIFNDEYKTAAAPKLTTVQKVKLVEETLDEVRPFLKKDGGDCELIDLDGDKVMVKLSGACVNCQLASVTVSGIQEKLMKKTGLPLKVVPVKAAVAAH from the coding sequence ATGTGGGACTATACCGAAAAGGTCAAAGAATACTTCTTCAACCCGAAGAACGCCGGCGTGCTCGAAAGCGCCAACGCCATTGGTGAGGTCGGTGCCATCGCTTGCGGCGATGCCTTGAAGCTGATGCTCAAGGTCAATCCCGACAACGAGCTGATCGAGGACGCCAAGTTCCAGACGTTCGGCTGTGGCTCAGCCATCGCGTCGTCGTCTGCGCTGACAGAACTCGTCATCGGCAAGACACTGGACCAGGCATTGAAACTGACCAACGCCGACATCGCCGAATTCCTCGGCGGGCTGCCGCCGGAGAAAATGCACTGCTCCGTGATGGGTTATGAGGCGCTGCAAGCGGCGGTTGCCAACTTCCGCGGCGAGGAATGGAAGGACGATCACGAGGAAGGCGCGCTCATCTGCAAGTGCTTCGGCGTCGATGAGGGCATGCTCGAGACAGCCATTCGCGTCAACAAGCTGACGACGCTCGAAATGGTCACCTTCTATACCAAGGCTGGCGGAAGCTGCTCGACCTGCTCGGAAGCGATCGAGGAAGTTCTCGCCAAAACCAACGCCAAGATGGTGGAAGAGGGACTTCTGATGGCCGAGCAGGCGTTTGTCGCTGGCACCTCGGAATCCTCTGGCGTCAAGCGTAAGCCTCAGGCGGGCAAGGGCAAGGTCGCGACTATTGAGGTGTCGGACGATTTTGTACCTCTTGAGATCTTCAACGACGAATACAAGACGGCCGCTGCGCCCAAGCTGACGACAGTGCAGAAGGTCAAGCTGGTCGAAGAGACGCTGGATGAAGTGCGTCCCTTCTTGAAGAAGGACGGCGGCGACTGCGAGCTGATCGATCTCGATGGCGACAAGGTCATGGTGAAGCTCTCAGGTGCCTGCGTGAACTGCCAGCTGGCGTCGGTGACCGTCAGCGGCATTCAGGAAAAACTCATGAAGAAGACCGGGTTGCCTCTCAAGGTCGTTCCGGTCAAGGCCGCGGTCGCCGCCCACTAG